From the Mycobacterium sp. 155 genome, the window GCCTGCCGCGGGCCGGTACCAGTCGGTGTAGAAGCTGGACTGCCCGCCAACCGGCATCACCAGTGCGAGACCCGACTGGTAGTACCACTCGAACGCGGCGGTGTTGATGTCCCAACCGTTCTCGTCGTCCTGAGCTCGCAGGCCGTCCAGAAGATACAGCGCCGGGGTGCCGCCGGCGGTGGCCGGCCCGTCGCCGGGCTGGAACGAGACCTTGATGTCGCGACCCATGGACGCGGACGGGACTTCGAGCTGCTCGACCGGAAGGCCTTTACGTGAGTAGGCCGTCGCGGTGGGCATACCAGCCACGCTCAACAGTGCCGACACCAACAATGTCGCGCTTGCGGTGGCCGTCAGCCGCCAGATCATCCGGCCCAGATACCTCCCCGTCACATTGGCAAGCTAACAATGCAGTCTGTGATGACCACGGGGCCGCGCCCGGCGTAACCCGGCCGTTATCAAGGTGATTCGATCCCGATGCCGAACAGACCGATGATCGTCTACTTTGCGATCTGGATGAAGCAGCGTCGCGCGCGATGAATCTCGCGCCTTATCCGAACGTCGCAGGGTCGGCCAGCGAGATGAGGATTTGGGACGGCGACTGTCCGCCCTGGCGCAGCTGATAGACCCCGCCCGCCAGGGCCCGGCGGGCCGGCTTGGTCGGCACCAGATGCGGGAAGTCGTAGGTGGTCAGGGTCAGCCGCAACCGATGTCCGGCCTCGATCAGGGCAGCAGTGGGAAACACCTCGATGTCGTAGCGCGTCAGCTGCCCCGGCACCACCGGAACGACGGCCGCGCGCGTGCTGATGTGATGCGGCCGCAGCACCGTGCCGTCGTCCAGGTACCACGTCTTGTCGGCATCCAGGGTGCGGTGCGAACCGAGCAGGGCGCCCTGGGTCAGGGGACGGCTCATGCCTTCGGGGGACACGTCGTCCAGATGAGCCACCCACAACGTCTCCGTCGTGCTGGCGCGCGCGTACACGGCGAGCGCGACCGGGCCCGCCACCAACTGCGGCGTGTCGAATGCTGCGGTGGTATAGGTCAGGGCTTCCCGCTGAACCTTGCTGTTGTCCAGGTCGTAGCGGATGCGGCGGCCGGCCTGCGACACCACGAAGCTGCCCATCCCGAAACTCCACTGTTCCAGGCTGCGTCCCGAGATCGGCCCACGTGTGGCGTACCGGAGCATCGCCTCGGTCACGTCAGGCTCGGCGTCGGTGCACAGTACGCCGCCGTCGGACAGGAAGAACCGCGTGGGCGTGGCCTCGGGGAACGGGTATTCGCTGGTGTGAAACCACTGAGAGCTGCCGATGGCCTGGAAGCGCACCGGGGTACCCGTCACCGCGGCGTCCTCGGAGTCTTTCAGCCAACGGTCGAACCACCGCAGTTGCAGGGCGCGCAGGTGCAGGCCGTCCAGATCCGAAACGTGGTACCAGGGACCCATCATCAGTTGGATGCGCTCCGACGTCGGCTGGCCCGGCTGCATCGGCGCATCGGCGGGCCGGCCCGCGAAGGTGTTCTGCAAGGCGGCGTAGTTGAGCGGCGCCCCGCGCTGGAAAGCGTCGTGCCACCCGCCGATGAGGAACACCGCGACGTCGTTGTCGACGATGTTCGGCAACACGTCGCTGGCGCGCATACTGTCCCAGAACGGGCCGTCGAATGCGTTGTCCCCGCCGGCCGTCGCATCGGCGATCATGGTCTTGAAGTACTGCCGCTGGTCGTGTCCGCGCTGGCGTACCCCGGCCAGCCCGCCGGCCCGCGGACGCTCGTGGGGACCACGGTTAGTGAACTCCAGCGTCGAATTGACCACGTTCAGAAGCGAATACACGGCACCGTAGGCCCGGACAGTGCGCATGTGCGGGACGCCGCCCATGGTGACCACATCGCGGTAGAAGTCGTTGGCGGCCATCACCGGAAAGATCGCTCTGAGCGGTGAGCCCCGGCCGACGGCGGCTGCGGTCAACAGCTGGTTGACCGCCAGATAGGAGATACCGAACATGCCGACCCGTCCGTTGGAATTCGGCAGCTGTGCGGCCCAGTCGACCAGGTCGACGCCGTCGGTGACCTGCTCGGCCCCCAGCATCTCGAACGATCCGCCGGAAACCCCGGTACCGCGGACATCGGCTATCACCTCGATGTAGCCGCGTCTGATCAGATACGGGGTTGCCCCGCCGCCGATCTGCGCGGCCGGAGGCGGAGCCTTCTTGCCGTAGGGCGTGATGGACAGCAGCACCGGGAACGGTCCCGGTGCCGGCTCGCCAGTCTCGGGAATGGTCGGGTAGTGAATGTCAGCCCGCAGCACAGTGCCGTCGCGTACCGGGACCGCGACGTTGTGGTGCACACCGATACCGAACCGCGCGGGTTCGGGTGTCCACGGTGGTTCCAGTGGTGACGGGCTTGTCTTCCGCGTCCGTGCCGCTGCCCAGCCGGCTATTGCCTTTTCTCGCACGGCCTGCAACCGGTTCGCCATGAAGCCCCCTTGACGACGTGTCGGTGATCAGCTCGACCGTAGACGAGGACGTGACGTCCCGCTTTTGCCAACAATCCCCACTGTGCAAAGCACCAGTGCTTAACTCTTCGGGCGCTACGACCACTACAGTCTGTGGTCAACGTCGATGCGCTGGGCCCACCGGGCATCGACGCGTCTCCTGGAATAGTGGGCGTGGGTTTGGAGGTTGCGCACAGACGTGACCGTCACCTCATCTAAACCGCCGTTCGATCCGCGCGATCTGCTCGCCGAGGTCCGCCTCGGGATACTCGCCACCCTTAAGGCCAGCGGTATGCCACAGCTGTCCCCGGTGACGCAGTCGTATGTCCGGTCCGCCGACATCATCCAGGTGTCGATGACCGACGGCCGCGCCAAGACGCTCAATCTTCGGCGCGACCCCCGTGCCGCGATCGAGGTGACCAGGTCGGACGGCTGGGCGTGGGCCACCGCCGAAGGGCCGGTGACACTCATCGGTCCGGGTACCGATCCGCACGGTCCCGAGGTGGAGGCGCTCGTCGACTACTACCGCAACGCCGCCGGTGAGCATCCCGACTGGGATGAGTACCGGGCGGTCATGGTGTCCGATCGGCGGGTGCTGATGACCATGACCGTCGAGCGGGTCTACGGCCAGCAGCTGCGCTGACTCAGCCCTGCGGGATCTCGGCGGCGATGCGGTCCAGCACGGCCGGATAGCGGTTGGCCTCCTGATGGCCGCCGGGCTTGCCGCTGCTGACGATCGCCGCGGACAGTCCACGCGCCGGGTCAGCCCACACCGCGATATCGACGAGGCCCGTGTGCCCGAACGCCGAGGGCGTGTTCTTCCCGAACGGCCCGAAGCGTTTCCCGCCGAGCATGTAGCCGGTGCCCCAGCGCATCGGCTTGAGCCCGGTTGCAACGTCCGGCCGCATCCGCCGGGCCGGTTTGGTTGCCGTCCACAGTGTTTCGGGCCGCATGATCCGTACCCCGTCGAGTTCCCCTCCGCGACGCAAGATCTCGGCAAAGCGGGAGAGTTCGTCGGCGTTCGAGACGGTGCTCGACGAGGGCACGACGCTGGTAAGGAACAGTGGGGTGTTGCTGAGCGGGATGATCCGGTCCAGGGTGCCGCCCACGGCGGCCCGGAACGCCGCGGCGATCGGAGGCGGCAGCGGCTTGCCGGTGGGGTAGCTCGGCGCTACCAGCGAAACCTCTTCGGGCGCAACACCGTAATTGGTCCAGCGGAATCCGAGGGGATCGAGGATGTCCTCGGCCAGGATGTCGCGGATGTTACGGCCGGTGGCCGCCAGGACGATCTCACGAACCAGCGGACCCCATGTCAGCCCGTGGTAGATGTGCACGAGCCCGGGCCGATAGACCGGTTTGAGGTTCCCCAATTGCTCACGGGTGTACTCACTGTCGTTGACCCGGGTGACATCGGGACGCGGACCGGTGTGGATCGGCACCCCCGCACTGTGCGTGATGACGTGCCGGATGGTGGTGCGATCCTTGCCGTGACTGGTGTAGCTCGGAAGGTAGTCGCAGACGCGATCATCCAACGAGAAGCACCCGCGTTCGACGAGCATGTGCACGACTGTCGTGCTGATGGCCTTGGCCGCCGAATACACGCAGAACGGGGTATCGGTGCGAACCGGGATCTTCTCGGCTTCGGGCGGAGCGTCAGGACCGTTGCCCCAGCCGTGTCCGATCGCGCGGTTCAGGATCACTTTGCCGTTGCGACGCAAGCAGACCTGGATCGCCGGGTGCATCCCGGCGCGGTACCAATACTGCACCGACTGCCAGATCCGCTCGACTGCCTGCGGATCGATATCGGAGTGATCTTCTTCCGCGATGGCGGTGACTGAGTCCAGGTCGCAGGGGACTGCGATCCGGCCGTCTGCGCTCATGCGCGATCCGCTTTCGCTTCTCGCGGGCCAGTCATGCCCGGCTCCTGTGCAGCGACGCCGCCAAATGATGCTGCAACGGTTGACCAACGGCACCCATGCGCAACGTGTAGCTGAACTCGTCACCCGACACCTTGATCGAACGTGACAGTGCCGTAACGCCTTTGGCGCTCGCACTGAGACCGATGTTGGTTGCGGTCAGCTCCATCTCGATGGTGCCGTCGGCGGCTGTCAGCGACCCTTCCTGGATCTCGGTGATGCCGGTCGGGTGGGCGATAATCCACTCCACCCGACCGGGCGTCGGCACCCGGAGATATCCGGTTTCGGCATGTAGCGGGCGACTGTCCACACGTGACTTGGTGCGCTGACCATAGGTAAGGAACGGCTTCCCGACGTGGCCGAATATGACCTCTTCGACGTAGTCGAACGACTCGATGGTCGGGTATTCACCACAACCCTGCCCTGCCCAGGTGCCCAGCAGCGGAGCCAACGCCGCGACGTCGGGATGCAGATCAACCACGGTCGCCAGGGTACGGACCGCCGCAGCGCGGCGTCGGATCCGATCAGGCGTCGGGCGAACCCTGCGCAGCCCAGAGATCCGGGCCGAAGACTTCGTAGCGGATCCGGCTCGCCGGCACGCCACGCTCTAGCAGCGTCGTCCTGATGTACCGCATGAACGGTAGCGGACCGCAGGTGAACACCTGTATGTCGTCGGGCAGAGGCACGTCGGTCAAGTCCATGTACCCGTGCCGTGACCGGGTGTCACCGTCGTCGACGGTCTCGTACCACGCGTAGGCGGTGAAGTCGTCGAGCTCGCGGCCGAGGTGCAGCACAGTGTCCCGCAGCGCATGGTCCTGGGCGCGGCGGTCGGCGTGCGCGACGACCACCTTCCGCTGCGGCTGGGTACGGGCGATGTGCTCGACGATCGGCAGCACCGTGGTGATCCCCGCGCCGGCGCTGGCGAGCAGCAGTGGCCCGTCGGTGGGTGTCACGACGAAATCACCGGCAGGCGCGCTGATCTCCAAAACATCACCGACCTTCACCTGGTCGTGCAGGTAGCTGGAAACCCGACCGTCCGGTGCGCCGTTGACCCCGCGAACCCGTCGGATGGTGATCTGCAGACGGGTGTGAACAGCTGTGGACGACACCGTGTACTGACGAGGCTGGCGATCGCCGTTCGGCAGGTTGACGAACACCGACACGTACTGACCGGGGGCGATGTCCGGCAGTGGTTCGCCGTCGACCGGCTCCAGCACGAGGGAGATGACGTCGGCGGTCTCCTCGATCCGGCGGACCACCCGGTACTCGCGCGTCGGCTGGTTCGGGTCGACGCCGGCCTCCAGGTACAGCCGGGCCTCCTCGGCGACCAGTTGCAGGGCGAACAGCCAGTACACCTCGCTCCAGGCGGCAGCGATTTCCGGAGTGACGGCGTCGCCGAGCACCTCGCCGACAGCGGCGAGCAGATGTTCGCCGACGATCGTGTAGTGCTCGGGACGGATCCCCAGCGAGACGTGCTTGTAGGCGATCCGGCGCATGACATGGTCGAAGGATGGGGCATCGGGGTCGATCAGCTGCACGGCGTAGGCCACCACAGACCCGGCCAGTGCCTTACTCTGATCGCCGGTGGCCTGGTTGCCCTGGTTGAACAGCCGTAGCAGTTCGGGGTGGGCTTCGAACATGCGCGGATAGAAGCGCGCGGTGATCGCATCGGCATTCGCCGCGACGACGGAAGCGGTCGCCCGCACCACGTCGAGGCTGGCTGGTGACAGCAGCGAGGTAGGTGTCGTGGTGGTCACAAGAGGTCCCTTCGGGCTGGCGGGTGTCTGGCGAAAAGTTATCGGCGGCTAGGCCGGATGGATAGGGTCTTTTGGCCCACGGGCGACGGACCGTTCGCCTCTAGTGTGGAATTGCTGTTAATTGAGGCGAAGCCCTGGCCCGAGGCGTTGCGGATCCGGCTGCGCATCTCGGGCTGCGCCCGTCAATTTGCCACCTGAGGTGGCCGCCGTGAACGCACGGCAGGGTGGACGGGGCTTGCTCTACGCTCGTTGGCATGACCGATCACGACAAGGCCGCCGCGCGGCGTGAGATCGCTGACGCTCTGCTCAACGCACTCAACCGGCGGCACGAACTGCTGGATGTGATCGTGGAGGCTGACGACCGCAAGTCCGCCGTCGCCGCCGTCGCGACGTTGCTCAACACATCGTATGCCGCTGCCGACGCCGTAGTCGGGTTGTCCTTCGACCGGATCACCAAGGAATCGCGCCGGCAGATCGCCGCCGAACTCGACGATCTGAACAGTCGGTTGTCCTTCACGGCTCAGGAACGTCCTGCCAGCTCGGGTGAGACGCTTGTGCTGCGTGCGTTCTCGCCCGACTCCGACCGCGACATCTTTGCGGCGCGTACCGCCGACGTCGGCGCCTCCGGTGACGGGTCCGGCGCACCTGCCGCCGACATCGACGACGAGATCAGGTCTGCGTTGGTCCGCGTCGACGCCGACGAGGCCGCGTGGTTCGTCGCCATCGAGGGTGCGGACAAGGTGGGCATGGTCTTTGGTGAACTCGCAGGCGGCGAGGTCAACGTGCGGATCTGGATCCATCCCGCTTTCCGTAGGCGTGGATACGGTACTGCGGCGCTGCGTAAGTCGCGGTCAGAGATGGCCTCGTATTTCCCGGCTGTTCCGATGGTCGTCCGCGCACCGGGGGTTGTCCCGCCGGCCTGAGAAAGTTCCCGCCTGTCCACACTCCTGATCACTGCTTTCGCCGAAAAGTGGTGGATGTGTGCACAGAATTCCTTGGCAGGGAGCTCACAGCGGGGCACTATGGAGTCATGCTAACCATACGAAAACTCGCAGGAACAGTATTCGTAGCGGGAGCCGCAGCGGCCATTGCCGCCGCACCGACGGCCATGCTGCTCGCTGATGCGCCGGCCACGTTGACCGACCTGAGCGGAACGAATCAAGTAGTGCTAGCCGACCCGGTTGGCGGGGGTGACGCCGGTGGCGGTGGCGGTTGCGACAATGGCCCCGGTTGGCAGGGCTGCGGTGGTTGGAACCCTGCCCAGGGTGGCTGGGGCCACGGCTGTCTCAACGGCATGTGCGGAGGCTGGGACGGCCAGCGCGGGTGGGGTAACTAAACCCCACCCGGTGCCGGCGACGGGCTGACTGGCTTGTTGTCGGCTAACCGTTGGCTTTCAGCGCTCGGACAGCGGCGCCGAACATGACGTCTTTGATGGCACCGAGCGTGCCGCTGTCCTTACCGTGTAACGGGCGCAACAGATCGGCTGCTGCCACCGTGACCCCTCCCTCGGGTGCGGTGGCGTCCACCAGCCCGTGCGCCTGTGCGTCCAGGCCGCCGAAGCGTCGGCCAGTCGTCATCGACGCGACCGCGGCCTGTGGCGTGAGTTTGGCCTGGATCAGTGCTGCCATCCCCGGTGTGAACGGGATGCGAATGTCGACCTCGGGGAAACAGAAGAAGCCGCGGTCGGCGCGCATGACGCGGAAGTCGTGAGCGATCGCCAACATGGCCCCGGCGCCGAAGGCATGACCGACCACTGCGGCTGCGGTCGGCACCGGGAATGTCAGGAACCTGGCCAGCGTGTCCTGGACCCGCCCGACGTACCACGGGCCCTGATCACTGTGCGCCCCAAGCCAATCCAAGTCCAAGCCGTTGGAATAGAACTTGCTGTCGGCCGTGGTGACCAGGCCGTGCGCGCCCTTGGCGATCACGTGGTCGAGATTGGCGTCGACCTCATCGAGAAACTCGGGGGAGAACCGGTTCTCATCGTCCCCGAGGTCGAGGATCGCGATCTCTCCGTCGAAGTCCAGTGTCGTTGTCATGGTGCACCTTTCGTTGGGGCTGGGGGATTACCGGGCTGGAGTCATCGTTCGGCGGTCACCGGGCTGGGGCCGCTGGCGAGCACGGCCTCTACCGCCCCTCGGAGGTGTCGACGCGCCGTGGGATCGCCGAGTCGATCGCGCTGCAGCAGGATGGCGGTGGGCAGGTCGAGACCGGTGATCTCGTGTGGCGGAATGATCAGCACCATCCGGGCTGACGCCGGGCGGTCCTCGGCGAACATGGCAGGCGCCACAGTAACAGGGCATTTGCTCTGTATTGATGACATGTGCCGGTAGGGCCATGTTGACAGTAGGTAAGGCTACCCATACTTTGAGTGCGTATCGTGGTCAAGACCAACCAGGAGGGGACCGTCGATGGCACGTGGATTCCAAGGGGCGATCATGCGGGGCTTCGGCGCCCGTGATCACCAGGCCACGGTCGTCGGCACTGAGCGCCGTACGCCGAATCTGCTGCGTATCCAGATGGTTTCGCCCACGTTGTTCGACGATGCGATCGCCGAGCCGACGTCCTGGTTGAGATTCTGGTTCCCGGACCCGGAGGGGACAAAGACCGAATTTCAGCGGGCCTACACAATCGTCGAAGCCGAGGTCAGCACAGGGCATTTCGCCATCGACGTCGTGCTGCACGAGCCGTCCGGACCGGCGGCGCACTGGGCCAGAACCGCAATGCCGGGCGCGACGGTACCGGTGACGACGTTGGGGTCTGCCGGATTCAGTGTCCCGGAGGAGCCGCCGGCCGGTTATCTGCTGATCGGTGATGCCGCGGCCACACCCGCGATCAACGGCATCATCGGGACTGTCCCGCACGACATTCCGATCGAGGTCTACCTCGAACAGCACGATGAGTCTGATCTGCTCATCTCGATTGCCGCCCACCCACGGATGCGGGTGCACTGGGTGCCCCGCGCAGACACGACCTCACTCGCGGCGGCAATAGAAGGCAGGAACTGGTCGGACTGGTACTGCTGGGTGACGCCGGAAGCCGGATCGCTCAAGCACCTGCGAACCCGGTTACGCGACGAATTCGGGTTTCCCAAGACAGAGATCCATGCGCAGGCCTACTGGACCGAGGGTCGGGCCATGGGCACCAAGCGAGACGACGCTCCGGCTGACAAACCCGTCGAAACCAAGTCGGTAGACGTCAAAACTGCTGCGCCGCGCGGGAACTGGCGAGCGCAGGCCGCGGGCCGGTTGCTGTCCCCGCTCCGCACGCCGTTGATCGTCTCCGGCGTGCTGCAGGCCGTGATCACGCTGGTCCAGTTGGCGCCTTTTGTTCTGCTGGTCGAACTCGCGCGGCTGCTGTTGACCGGCGCGGACCGGGAGCGGCTGTGGACGCTGGGCCTCGTGGCAATCGGGCTGCTCGGCGCGGGTACTTTCCTGGCCGCGGTGCTCACGCTCTGGCTGCACTGGATCGACGCCAATTTCGCGCGCGATCTGCGGACCCGATTGCTGACCAAGATGTCCCGGCTGCCGTTGGGCTGGTTCACCGCTCGCGGATCCGGTGCGATCAAGCAACTGGTGCAGGACGACACGCTGTCGCTGCACTACCTCGTCACGCATGCCATACCCGACGCTGTCGCCGCGGTGATCGCACCGCTGGCGGTACTGGTCTACCTGTTCACCGTGGACTGGAGACTGGCCGCCGCGTTGTTCGTGCCGGTGCTGGCCTATCTCGTGCTCATGTCGATCATGACGATCCAGTCGGGACCCCGCATCGCGCAGGCGCAACGGTGGGCCGAGCGGATGAACGGTGAGGCGGGCGCCTACCTCGAGGGCCAGCCCGTGGTCCGGGTGTTCGGTGGCGCGGCGGCATCGAGTTTCCGTCGTCGCCTCGACGAGTACATCGGTTTCCTGGTGGCCTGGCAGCGCCCGTTCACCGGCAAGAAATCGCTGATGGATCTGGTCACCAGGCCCAACACATTCCTGTGGTTGATCGTCGCCATCGGCACTCCGATGATCATCAACGGTTGGCTGGATCCGGTAGATCTGCTGCCGTTCCTGTTGCTGGGCACCACGTTCGGCGTTCGGTTGCTCGGCATCGGCTACGGTCTGGGCGGTATTCGCGGCGGCATGCTCGCCGCCCGGCGTATCCAGAACACGTTGGAAGAGGCCGACCTCGCGATCGCCGATGCTGAGCCGCCCCAGGATGATTCGGGTGCGGTGGTGTTCGACCACGTGACATTCGCCTACCGCCCCGGCGTTCCCGTGATCGAAGACGTCTCCCTGACACTGCGACCCGGGACGCTCACTGCGTTGGTCGGGCCGTCGGGCTCGGGCAAGTCCACGCTCGCCGCGCTGCTGGCCCGCTTCCACGACGTGAACGACGGCGCAATCCGGGTCGGCGGTAGCGATATCCGCACTTTGAGCGCCGACGACCTGTATCGCCGAGTAGGTTTCGTGCTTCAGGACACCCAGCTGGTGGCGGGGACTGTCGCGGAGAACATCGCCCTGGCCGACCCTGATGCGGGCATCGACCGGGTGCAGGACGCCGCCCGTGACGGGCAGATCCACGACCGGGTACTGCGCTTGCCCGATGGCTACGACACTGCTTTGAGTGCGGCACCCACCCTGTCCGGGGGGGAACGGCAACGGCTCACCATCGCCAGGGCGATCCTCGCCGACACCGAGGTGCTGATTCTCGACGAGGCGACTGCGTTCGCCGATCCGGAGTCGGAATACCTTGTACAGCAGGCACTTAACCGGTTGGCCCGGGACCGGACCGTACTCGTCATCGCGCACCGGCTGCACACCATCACCCATGCCGATCAGATCGTCGTGCTCGACGCCGGACAGATCGTCGAGACCGGTACGCATGAGGAACTGCTGGCCGCCGGTGGCCGCTACGGCCAGCTGTGGGAGACCGGGCACCGCGACACCGTGACCGCCGGAAAGGCCGCTCCATGATCCGCACGCTGATTGCGCTCATTCCCGTCGAGAAGCGCGGCACGGTCGGTGTTTATGCTGTCCTGACGTTGATTTCGGTGCTGATCCGCGCGGCGGGCGCGGTGCTTCTGGTGCCGCTGGTGGCCGCGCTGTTCGGCGCCAGTCCAAGCGACGCGGTGCCGTGGCTCGGCTGGCTGACCGCCGCGACCGTCGGAGGCTGGGTCGTCGACACCATCACCTCGCGGCTGGGATTCGATCTCGGCTTCGCGGTTCTCGACAACACCCAGCACAACGTCGCCGACAGGTTGCCGAACATCAGGCTCGACTGGCTGGCAGGCGACAACGGCGCGAACATCGCCAACACCCGTCAGGCGATCGCCGCGACCGGGCCGGAACTCGTCGGCCTCGTGGTGAACCTGCTCACGCCGCTCGTCGGTGCGGTTCTGCTGCCTGCGGCTATCGCGGTGGCGCTGATTGCGGTGTCCCCGCCACTGGGACTCGCGGCGCTGACCGGTGTGGTGGTCCTGCTGGGAGCATTGTGGGCGTCGGGGCAGTTGAGTCGTAAGGCCGACGCCGTCGCCGACGAGACCAACAGCGCCTTGACCGAACGGATCATCGAGTTCGCCCGCACCCAGCAGGCTTTGCGGGCGGCCCGGCGCGCGGAACCTGCGCGCAGCCTGGTCGGCGACGCGCTCGTGGCCCAGCACGGCGCGAGCGTGCGACTGCTGGCCATGCAGATTCCCGGGCAGTTGTTGTTCAGCCTCGCCAGCCAATTGGCCCTGATCGCGTTGGCGGGTACGGCCACGGTGTTGACCATGCACGGCGCATTGACCGTGCCCGAGGCGATCGCGCTGATCGTCGTCATCGCCCGCTACCTGGAACCCTTCACGGCGCTGAGCGAGTTGGCACCGGCGATCGAGTCGACCCGCGCCACCCTGGACCGGATCGGCAGCGTTCTGTCGGCACCGACGCTCCCGGCCGGGACGGTCGGGTCTCCCGAGCGAAACTCCTTGCCACGCATCGAGTTCGATGAGGTGAGCTTCACCTACGGCGACGATCCGGTGCTCGACAAGGTCAGCTTCGTGCTGGAACCGGGCGGCACGACGGCGATTGTCGGCCCGTCCGGATCGGGCAAGAGCACGATCCTGGCGTTGATCGCCGGCTTGCATCAGCCGACCGCCGGCCGGGTGCTGATCGACGGTGTGGACGCGGCGGCGCTGAACACTGAAACCCGCAGGGCTGCAACGAGTATGGTATTTCAGCATCCTTATCTGTTCGACGGGTCGATTCGCGACAACATCGCGGTGGGAGATCCCGCGGCCGATGCGGACCGGCTCTCCGCCGCGATGCGGCTGGCCCGGGTGGACGAGTTGACCGGCCGGCTGCCCGACGGTGACGCGACGAAGGCCGGCGAAGCGGGCACCGCGCTTTCAGGTGGCGAACGGCAACGGGTCAGCATCGCCCGGGCGCTCGTCAAGCCCGCGCCGATACTGCTCGTCGACGAGGCGACCAGCGCACTGGACACCGAGAACGAGGCTGCCGTGGTGGACGCCCTCACCGTCGATCTGCAGCCGCGCACCCGGGTGATCGTGGCGCACCGGTTGGCCAGTATCCGCCACGCCGATCGGGTGTTGTTCGTCGACGGCGGACGCATCGTCGAGGATGGAAGTGTCGAAGAGCTGCTGAGCGCCGGTGGCCGGTTCGACGAGTTCTGGCGTCAGCAGCACGCCGCCGCGGAATGGCAGATCGTGCACTGAGATTCGGGCACGAGCGGTGGCCATTCCCGAAGTTACTGGTGTTGCTCCGATGCTGCGAGACCGGCACGCTCGACACTGAGCAGGCTCTCGGTGTGATGCTCGGCCCGGTATGCCGCACCGCCGCCGTTGATTCCGAACAACCGTTTACTCCACAGCAGCCAGATCACCGCCGCGACGTTGACGAGGAAGGCGCCGAGTCGAACCACGGTCACCTTCTCGGTGAGTTCGTAGATCTCCAACGGCAGGAACACGCTGGTGGCGATCACCGCGAAGTACTCACCCCAGCGTTCGGCAAGCCACAACCCGACTGCTTCGATCAATTCGATCAAGGCATAGACGGCCAGACCGACGGCGATCCACAGCAGCGTCGTCGCCGACAGCGAGAACGCGTGATCGATGGTCCGGATGATCCTGGAATCGTCCAGGTTCCAACCTATTTGGTCGGCCAGCGGGCGGGCCAGCGGAATATCCTTCTGGAACGCGTCGTGCAACTGGGAGCGGGTGGCGCGCACCTTGAGCACGCCAATCGCCAGCGCCACGAAGACCACCGCGCGGACCGCTCGCTCTACGGCCAGCAGGCGCATGATCGTCCGGTCGCGCAACAGCCGTCCCCGCGGGACTTCGGGAGCGGTGTCGGCCGGGCCGTGCCCCCTCGGCGGTCCGACCACAAACGTCTCACACCGCAGGCAGCGCCACGCTTCCCCGACCGGGGTGTCGGCCCGAAGCCGCTCGCGCAGGTCGGGTTCGTCGGGGGCGAACGTGGCGTGGCCCCGTAAACCACAGGACCGCAGCGCGAAATTCACCATTTCAGCACCGTAGCGACCGATGGCATCTGGTCGCATGGAACGGCGTCAGGTCAGCGGTGCGATGCGCTGAATTCCTGTCGCCGTGCCCTGGTAGATCACTCCGCCGGGTGCCGT encodes:
- a CDS encoding CocE/NonD family hydrolase; the protein is MGVHHNVAVPVRDGTVLRADIHYPTIPETGEPAPGPFPVLLSITPYGKKAPPPAAQIGGGATPYLIRRGYIEVIADVRGTGVSGGSFEMLGAEQVTDGVDLVDWAAQLPNSNGRVGMFGISYLAVNQLLTAAAVGRGSPLRAIFPVMAANDFYRDVVTMGGVPHMRTVRAYGAVYSLLNVVNSTLEFTNRGPHERPRAGGLAGVRQRGHDQRQYFKTMIADATAGGDNAFDGPFWDSMRASDVLPNIVDNDVAVFLIGGWHDAFQRGAPLNYAALQNTFAGRPADAPMQPGQPTSERIQLMMGPWYHVSDLDGLHLRALQLRWFDRWLKDSEDAAVTGTPVRFQAIGSSQWFHTSEYPFPEATPTRFFLSDGGVLCTDAEPDVTEAMLRYATRGPISGRSLEQWSFGMGSFVVSQAGRRIRYDLDNSKVQREALTYTTAAFDTPQLVAGPVALAVYARASTTETLWVAHLDDVSPEGMSRPLTQGALLGSHRTLDADKTWYLDDGTVLRPHHISTRAAVVPVVPGQLTRYDIEVFPTAALIEAGHRLRLTLTTYDFPHLVPTKPARRALAGGVYQLRQGGQSPSQILISLADPATFG
- a CDS encoding PPOX class F420-dependent oxidoreductase gives rise to the protein MTVTSSKPPFDPRDLLAEVRLGILATLKASGMPQLSPVTQSYVRSADIIQVSMTDGRAKTLNLRRDPRAAIEVTRSDGWAWATAEGPVTLIGPGTDPHGPEVEALVDYYRNAAGEHPDWDEYRAVMVSDRRVLMTMTVERVYGQQLR
- the lipE gene encoding lipase LipE, yielding MSADGRIAVPCDLDSVTAIAEEDHSDIDPQAVERIWQSVQYWYRAGMHPAIQVCLRRNGKVILNRAIGHGWGNGPDAPPEAEKIPVRTDTPFCVYSAAKAISTTVVHMLVERGCFSLDDRVCDYLPSYTSHGKDRTTIRHVITHSAGVPIHTGPRPDVTRVNDSEYTREQLGNLKPVYRPGLVHIYHGLTWGPLVREIVLAATGRNIRDILAEDILDPLGFRWTNYGVAPEEVSLVAPSYPTGKPLPPPIAAAFRAAVGGTLDRIIPLSNTPLFLTSVVPSSSTVSNADELSRFAEILRRGGELDGVRIMRPETLWTATKPARRMRPDVATGLKPMRWGTGYMLGGKRFGPFGKNTPSAFGHTGLVDIAVWADPARGLSAAIVSSGKPGGHQEANRYPAVLDRIAAEIPQG
- a CDS encoding peroxynitrite isomerase, producing the protein MVDLHPDVAALAPLLGTWAGQGCGEYPTIESFDYVEEVIFGHVGKPFLTYGQRTKSRVDSRPLHAETGYLRVPTPGRVEWIIAHPTGITEIQEGSLTAADGTIEMELTATNIGLSASAKGVTALSRSIKVSGDEFSYTLRMGAVGQPLQHHLAASLHRSRA
- a CDS encoding globin domain-containing protein, with the protein product MTTTTPTSLLSPASLDVVRATASVVAANADAITARFYPRMFEAHPELLRLFNQGNQATGDQSKALAGSVVAYAVQLIDPDAPSFDHVMRRIAYKHVSLGIRPEHYTIVGEHLLAAVGEVLGDAVTPEIAAAWSEVYWLFALQLVAEEARLYLEAGVDPNQPTREYRVVRRIEETADVISLVLEPVDGEPLPDIAPGQYVSVFVNLPNGDRQPRQYTVSSTAVHTRLQITIRRVRGVNGAPDGRVSSYLHDQVKVGDVLEISAPAGDFVVTPTDGPLLLASAGAGITTVLPIVEHIARTQPQRKVVVAHADRRAQDHALRDTVLHLGRELDDFTAYAWYETVDDGDTRSRHGYMDLTDVPLPDDIQVFTCGPLPFMRYIRTTLLERGVPASRIRYEVFGPDLWAAQGSPDA
- a CDS encoding GNAT family N-acetyltransferase is translated as MTDHDKAAARREIADALLNALNRRHELLDVIVEADDRKSAVAAVATLLNTSYAAADAVVGLSFDRITKESRRQIAAELDDLNSRLSFTAQERPASSGETLVLRAFSPDSDRDIFAARTADVGASGDGSGAPAADIDDEIRSALVRVDADEAAWFVAIEGADKVGMVFGELAGGEVNVRIWIHPAFRRRGYGTAALRKSRSEMASYFPAVPMVVRAPGVVPPA